The genomic stretch agtgttaactagcttttcctttgatttgacctggtgacctagttgttgaccccacatgacccagattcgaacttgacctaatgattagtaaggttaacattctgactaagtctcatgaagatacagtcataaatgtggcctctagagtgttaacaagcttttcctttgatttgacctggtgacctagtttttgacccaacctgacccagatttaaacttgacctaaagatcatcaatattaacattctgaccaagtttcattaagatatggtcataaatgtggctttatatagtgttaactagcttttcctttgatttgacctggtgacctagtttgtggCCCCATCTGACGCAGATTTAAAGCTGACcgaaaggtcatcaagattaacattctgaccaagtataattaagatatggtcataaatgtggcctctagagtgttaacaagcttttcctctgatttgaccaagttacctagtttttgaccccacctgacccagatctgaacttgacctaaagatcatcaagattagcattctgactaagtttcatgaaaataaagtcataaatttgacctccagaatgttaactagcttttcctttgatttgacctggtgacctagtttttgatcctacatgacccagattcaaactggacctaaatatcatcaacattaacattctgaccaagtttcataaagatatagtcataaatgtagcctctacaatgttaacaagcttttcctttgatttgacctggtgacctagtttttgacccaagatgacccaatatcgaacttgtccaagattttattgagggtaacattctgaccaagtttcattaaaggtccattactaagggaaagtgagttggcaatttttttcatagccagtgcatagacttctgcaagacactaaataatgaagattggcaggtcaaaatttacagaaggtctttggaactcaaagaaatgtatgtgcattatgttgaaatttcaatgaatcgacagaatgaccccccaggtctttttaactttcttcatacttcatagaaaaataattgtacatatactgcgatttatttcgaatttctacataccaactttcattttccaataaaatgaaatagtttctgtgctttttaaaagaaattaaaatgttcactttccttagtattggacctttaagattgggccaaaattgtgacctctagagtgttaacaagcttttcctttgatttgacctggtgacctagttttttgatcccagatgacccaatatcgaacttgtccaagattttattgagggtaacattctgaccaagttttattaagattgggccaaaattgtgacctctagagtgtttaaacagttgacgacggacacagggcgatcacaaaagctcaccttgagcacttcatgctcaggtgagctaaaaattaataatcttAAAAGTTACCTGAGCAATTAAGTTTCTCCATACCCTCTGCCAAACCACCCGTTCCGACTGCCGCATGCTGGGAGTCGAGTATATCAGGCATGGCATTCCGTCTACCTGTTCTGCCACTAGCAATAAAATCTTCTACACTCAATCCACCTACATCCATATCTTCAGTCCCAGGATTTGAAGAGTTAGAAGCAGTCTAAAATAGAAATATCACATGATTAAAGTTAAAAGCAGTTGAAATAGTAATATCACACGATTTGAAGAGTTAGAAGCAGTCCCAGATAGAAATATCACATGATTTGAAGTTAGAAGTAGCTGAAATAGAAATATTACATGATTAAAGTTAGAAACAGCTGAAACAGAAATATCACATGATTAAAGTTAGAAGCAGCTGAAATAGAAATATCACATGATTAAAGTTAGAAGCAGCTGAAACAGAAATATCACAGGATCTGAAGAGTTAGAAGCAGTCCGAGATAGAAATGTATCACACAATTTGAAGAGTTAGAAGCAGTCCGAGACTGAAATGTACCACACGATTTGAAGAGTTAGAAGCAGCCCGAGACTGAAATGTACCACACGATTTGAAGAGTTAGAAGTAGTCCGAGTTAGAAATGTACCACACAATTTGAAGAGTTAGAAGTAGTCCGAGTTAGAAATGTACCACATCATTTGAAGAGTTAGAAGCAGTCCGAGATAGAAATGTACCACACGATTTGAAGAGTTAGAAGCAGTCCGAGAGAGAAATGTACCACACAATTTGAAGAGTTAGAAGCAGTCCGAGATAGAAATGTACCACACGATTTGAAGAGTTAGAAGCAGTCCGAGATAGAAATGTACCACACGATTTGAAGAGTTAGAAGCAGTCCGAGATAGAAATGTACCACACGATTTGAAGAGTTAGAAGCAGTCCGAGATAGAAATGTACCACACAATTTGAACAGTTAGAAGTAGTCCGAGATAGAAATGTACCACACGATTTGAAAAGTTAGAAGCAGTCCGAGATAGAAATGTACCACACGATTTGAACAGTTAGAAGCAGTCCGAGATAGAAATGTACCACACAATTTGAAGAGTTAGAAGCAGTCCGAGATAGAAATGTACCACACGATTTGAAGAGTTAGAAGCAGTCCGAGATAGAAATGTACCACACGATTTGAAGAGTTAGAAGCAGTCCGAGATAGAAATGTACCACACAATTTGAAGAGTTAGAAGCAGTCCGAGATAGAAATGTACCACACGATTTGAAGAGTTAGAAGCAATCCGAGATAGAAATGTACCACACGATTTGAAGAGTTAGAAGCAATCCGAGACTGAAATGTACCACACGATTTGAAGAGTTAGAAGCAGTCCGAGATAGAAATGTACCACACGATTTGAAGAGTTAGAAGCAGTCCGAGATAGAAATGTACCACACAATTTGAAGAGTTAGAAGCAGTCCGAGATAGAAATGTACCACACAATTTGAAGAGTTAGAAGTAGTCCGAGTTAGAAATGTATCACATCATTTGAAGAGTTAGAAGCAGTCCGAGACTGAAATGTACCACACGATTTGAAGAGTTAGAAGCAGTCCGAGAGAGAAATGTACCACACGATTTGAAGAGTTAGAAGCAGTTTGAGATAGAAATGTATCACATCATTTGAAGAATTAGAAGCAGTCCGAGACAGAAATGTACCACACAATTTGAAGAGTTAGAAGCAGTCCGAGAGAGAAATGTACCACACGATTTTAAGAGTTAGAAGCAGTCCGAGATAGAAATGTACCACACGATTTGAAGAGTTAGAAGCAGTCCGAGATAGAAATGTACCACACGATTTGAACAGTTAGAAGCAGTCCGAGATAGAAATGTACCACACGATTTGAAGAGTTAGAAGCAGTCATAGATAGAAATGTACCACACGATTTGAAGAGTTAGAAGCAGTCCGAGATAGAAATGTACCACACGATTTGAAGAGTTAGAAGCAGTCCGAGATAGAAATGTACCACACAATTTGAAGCCACACAAGTGTTTCTATCATAATTATACAGCAAATTGTAAAAAGAATTAGCAAATATGTCATAAAAAACAATCTGCCATCCAAGAAAGAAACAAACTGCTATATTGCTATATGCTGAAGAAAACCCTTGAAAGTATCATCTCAGTGCAAAGAGTGGATATTAAATTCTTAATCGAAGTACAGTTATCTGGTTTTTGCACTGCAGTTATGATTATTACACTTTGTGTTTGTCTGATAAATCAAAAGTTGACATTATCCTAACTGTTGATTATATTTCAAATCTGTCTGcagatattttcaaaatcataaaattaatgCTGCACTCAACATAATGCTTCAATAGATTGAACCATGGCATTAATTTTATAAGTCTGATTTGTCTGCAGAAAATAATCCTACCTTGATTCTTTTACTTCATTATCAAAGATCTACTGTATCATTTCTATCTGGATCAAGTTTTTTTAGATAAACAATTGAAGCATCCCTATCTTGATGGAAAGCATTCATATGGTGTATGAAAGGATAAAAAGCAGTTGTAACTGCATTGTCCTTCAAAGCTTTTGGTAAACTGAGAAATGCGCATTGAGAAATGCATATGTGTCATACACAGTGTTGTCATATTGTGCACTAAATTAACTGCTACTGGTTAAATCAGTTTATCATCTGAAAATCCCAGTGGCTAGACagtaaatttccaaaataaatagaGTTTCCTGTCACAGCTGTGCAGCAGCTTAATCtcaaataaaacatatcattttaaaGCTGCAGGTATAagtgaaatgataaataaatcattcatgtagtcaaGTTTTGTTGTTGACAAACAATGACTTAAAGtacacttattttgaaaataactgtTTTGTTGATATAGGTTTCATCTTTATAGGTCAATGTGTATGTAATTAATACTGTGATAATTTGACTTAGGCCAGCAAAATACAGCCAATTCAAGCTCCGCAGATCCAATTAATAAATGATCAAGCTAATTTTAATATATACTGATGAATAAGCTGGTTCTCATTCCTATATGTGCCTTATTTTTCAGCAGGCCCTCATCCAGGCCTAtaatcaaagttgcacccaaactattttggcaaagaaataatattttctgaaaatttacattaaaaaatgcaccagaggccatcatttcatacctatatttcaatatttcccaAGGGGGGAACCCCTTGACCCACCTTACACAAAATTGACACTAAAAACTGCACTATAGGGCCCAGCATTTCaaacctgtatttcaaaattttccagggggagagccttCTGACCCCCTAAAACGCGGgaagtacccctccagtacctcaaaatttagacccaaaaatgcaccacgGGCCAATATTTCTTACCTGTATATCAAACACTTTCGGGGGGAGACCCCACTCTTCCCTCCAATACAGACAGAGGCCACCTCCTGTACCTATCCCCTCTTGGCGCTATGCACCTTGCCAGTGACGCCTTTGTCCTAAACTGGTGCCcacattataaaacaaatatttctggatccgggcctgttcAGCTAGTAAAAATGAGGAAACTAATGATATCTTTCTACactagaaaaattaaaattactaaTCACTGATATTCTGAAATTTATACCTCAATTGGCAACGGTATTTCTGTGACATAGATGTATAGCAGACAGCCACTTCAAATGtgtgaatatcattttcatttgtgCCTGTCAATATCTCCCCTGGGAGATTTTTATGCTTGTCAGACTGGAGTGATAATTGACTTCTTTTTTTTGCTATAGAATTTCCTGACATTACTATAACCTCAATAGACCAATACTGAAAACTTGGCATTATACACTGGGTACTAAATGAAGATCAATCTCAACCaatgtattttcaaagaaaatgcaAGCCCATTCAAAATTTGTAAGTAACAtcagaaataaacaagagctgtcactaatggtgacaaatgcccaccGCAGCGCCCTTACCTTTGACcgggtgaccccaaagtcagtaggggtcgtgtactcaataagtactatcagcatgtgaagttttaaggtcctggtggttcacgagtaaagtgccttcatgcaaaaagttaacgtgatgaacgaactaacgaacggacggacagttgaaaactaatatgcttcctttcgggggcataaaaattggggAAAGCAAAACTATCTCAAATATCCTACAATCAACATCCATATTTTTCTTCTCTCTCCTGATTACAAATCAATACAATCTGTTAGTTAAATGGAATAAGTCTCTTGGAGCAATAGAAAAGATTAATAGCAGGAGTTCATTCTACAATATAGAGACACACTCAAAAATAATATAGCCTACCATCTGATATAATAATGTCATGTTAAGATATCATTAAGAAGGATACGATCATTTTGAACTATACAATATCACTATCCATAAGACCTCACAATGTCCAATCCCATTAACGTAAAGATTCAGAAGTGCATGGCATCTGAGTCTGCCAACATGGTTCTACACTGACTTTTGTGCcaaaatatttccttttgtccTACCATATGGTAAACACGACATACCTTCCAGAGCAGACACACAAAACCTGAACAAGACACACTTTCCAAAACAGACACATTTTCCCAAACACATATACAGACAAAGACAGGGGTAACACCATTGTAAATACAGACACATAAAACACCATTGTGAAACCAGACTGTGCTCTGACCAAGTCTTAAATTTTTTTACTAGACATCAGCAAAACTTTGCTGTACAGCTGAGCCTGCCTAAGCAGCCACGTAACTTAAGCAGCTAGTCCTGCATTGAAATTTTGTTCTTCCCGTCTCAAGCAACTAGTCCTGCATTGAAATTTTGTTCTTCCTGTCTCAAGCAGCTAGTCCCgcattgaaattttgttattttttctgccTCTCTTAAGCAGCTAGTCCTGCATTGAAATTTTGTTCTGCCTGTCTTAAGCAGCTACTCCCGCATTgaaattttgttctattttctgCCTGTCTTAAGCAGCTACTCCtgcattgaaattttgttttgcctGTCTTAAACAGCTAGTCCCGCATTgaaattttgttctattttctgCCTGTCTTAAGCAGCTAGTCCTGCATTgaaattttgttctattttctgCCTGTCTTAAGCTGCTAGTCCCACATTGAAATTTTGTTCTGCCTGTCTTAAGCAGCTAGTCCTGCATTGAAATTTTGTTCTGCCTGTCTTAAGCAGCTAGTCCCGCATTGAAATTTTGATCTATTTTCTGCCTGTTTTAAGCAGCTAGTCCTGCACTGTAATTTTGTTCTGCCTGTCTTAAGCAGCTAGTCCTGCATTGAAATTTTGTTCTTCCTGTCTCAAGCAGCTAGTCCCgcattgaaattttgttattttttctgccTGTCTTAAGCAGCTAGTCCTGCATTGAAATTTAGTTCTGCCTGTCTTAAACAGCTACTCCCGCATTgaaattttgttctattttctgCCTGTCTTAAGCTGCTAGTCCCGCATTAAAATTTTGTTCTGCCTGTCTTAAGCAGCTATTActgcattaaaattttgttttgcctGTCTTAAGCAGCTACTCCTGCATTgaaattttgttctattttctgCCTGTCTTAAGCTGCTAGTCCCGCATTAAAATTTTGTTCTGCCTGTCTTAAGCAGCTATTACtgcattgaaattttgttttgcctGTCTTAAACAGCTACTCCCGCAttgaaattttgttcttttttctacCTGTCTTAAGCTGCTAGTCCCGCATTAAAATTTTGTTCGGCCTGTCTTAAGCAGCTAGTCCcgcattgaaattttgttttgcctGTCTTAAACAGCTACTCCCGCATTgaaattttgttctatttttttcctgtctttagCAGCTAGTCCTGCATTgaaattttgttctattttctgCCTGTCTTAAGCTGCTAGTCCCGCATTAAAATTTTGTTCTGCCTGTCTTCAGCAGCTAGTCCTGCACTGAAATTTTGTTCTGCCTGTCTTAAGCAGCTAGTCCCGCATTgaaatttttatcaattttctgcCTGTCTTAAGCAGCTAGTCCTTCATTGTAATTTTGTTCTGCCTGTCTTAAGCAGCTAGTCCCGCATTGAAATTCTGTTCGGCCTGTCTTAAGCAGCTAGTCCCGCATTGAAATTTTGTTCTGCCTGTCTTAAGCAGCTAGTCCCGCATTGAAATTTTGATCTATCTTCTGCCTGTCTTAAGCAGCTAGTCCCGCATTGAAATTTTGTTCtgcctgtcttaagcagccacctgtcttGGATGtgtgcttaatacaggtttgactgtatatattttttcaactACCCTTGAACCTGAAACCTTATAACCCTTGGTATATTCATGTGACACTGGCTTGGCAGGACTTCTTGCAAgagataaattttaattatatacattgGGCAAAGAacttgaatattttcacaaaaataagACAATAAAATGCAGAATTTCACTGCCAAAATGTTTAAGACTCTTTCATAGAATATCAGAACTATAGCCAAAGATTGATAATTTACCAGTAAACTGTTTGTGCAAGCATTCAAATCTTAAACTTTTctcatcaaacttcatacacCAAACATCAAATATTACAAGCAGATGCTGGAATAgtataaacatttgaaatgtcTGTCTGCGAAAAAATGCTTTTTGTTTAATGGAGGCACTTCACATTGCATAGGTAGTCAATTCAGCCACTTATTACAGTTATTTATCCTCTATATAAACGATAATACAGCCTTCTGTAGCTTTAGAAAGAGAAAGAATGTCTTTTCtaaacaatacatatatttcaaactgtATAACAAGGAAGAATATAAACTTCAAAAAGTCTTTTTAACATTAAAGCAATTTATTCAAAGGTTTtgagttaaaaaagaaaaacaagagttGTCTAATGACAGCTTGCTCGACTACTTGATGTCCTTCCACCTAacactagcttacatacaaaagcttagcAAAAATGTTCaagttgaaaaaagggcataattttgtcaaaatttaagccagagttatgaactTTGCCAAATGAGGTCATCTAATGATGCAAAAGATATATGGAGaatctgaaaatattttggtCAAGCAGTTCCTGAAAAACATGCttaaatgcaaaactttcacaaaatgtctatattaaggaggtaggataccttgttacaagggtaaattcaaattagttgaaccgcagcatgtttttgtatttcgtgtaatatgaagttttaactgctacaaactcaatttcgtttgtctctgtcccttcaagttcaatttttatccaggtttgaagaacatgaccctccaaagatatttcatattgaaagaagaaggaaaatacggatattaaacacttttcagtgtattttagtttcattgatacccgtagaagtctgcataattgataattttactggtatgcatgttatctttctaatataagcttaaaatgtatatgtcgcggggctcgtgtttccatggtaacgcattttctctcatttttaaacaactatgtataaaaataggggttttcgacggcttcagtgccattctgttaatgaccaacatgaaatatttgggtaatattattagcaaaataccaagcaatttatatggtaccctatttttcttaaattttaaagtaaccatggcaacagagatgtttaaaatagcttatatcttgctgtttatcgtaatttctttaaaaaaaatattgaataagattatctttctggttgatgtagctttaaaacatattatttctaatgtaggttacattttcgtgctatttgcatttattcaaacaaatttcatagcttagaatacgtacagcagtaccactcgtctgccatttttcatggaaaaatcgttcagcgtgctgctattattctcatggatattgttgaaatgaaaataaaaagccgaagctgtgtttctgaaatagaccagtgtcaacgcttttgaattttacatttagatacataggtcacgggcttcgtttccatggtaacatcaattcaatttaagaaaccacaattttctactgaaatttgaacaattttagatcttagttttagtatgtaagtaacaaattatcaatggaacctgaaaaataggtattacaaatcaaactgctagactttttatttgaaaatggccgtaacaagtaaccttttacccaactatattccaaataacattggttgccatcatccattttcttacattccgcataacatttcaatataactacataaaagaagcaaaatattgattattattcagagcaaaagactcataaaaatatttcagcaaataatggttatttgaaaatagttaaaataaagaaaatgtacagaattacgtactttcaagataaaagctattaattttgcgcggtaactgacacgtaacgtcatgacgtcaatgacgtcattttaaggcaataatgttttgaagcgtttctgcggcaatttattcattatttctgcattattaaaccataaagcatcagatcgaagacaagttcatgatttgttttcagaagaatgaatatacaaacacatttagtttgtcgtaaacgttgtcgtaaatcgtcacgttagcttccggttagacatgcgcacatacaaatatgaaggtaacctacctccttaaaaagAACCATGATTGGGACAGAATACGGCTAGCATTATATAACTTGCCAtttgaggtcatctcatgatgccaaatATAATCTGTGTGATGTTTCGAAAGCGTTTGGCCAACTAGTTTAGAGAAACATCAAAGAACAAGATGTAATAGTTTTGTGCTCAGCCCTGGTTTATACAAAACGTTTGTGATGTGGATGCCGACAAAAGGGTGACAAACAAATGCTCTACTATTTGGAAAACAGTTCagctaaaaattgtattttatgcaatggcattaaaacctttttttaacttttctttctttgacatattttatatgtgaaaatgttttaacttttctttctttgacatacagtcgaataccgttacctcgatattcaaggg from Mercenaria mercenaria strain notata chromosome 16, MADL_Memer_1, whole genome shotgun sequence encodes the following:
- the LOC123540670 gene encoding cAMP-dependent protein kinase inhibitor alpha-like gives rise to the protein MEQTASNSSNPGTEDMDVGGLSVEDFIASGRTGRRNAMPDILDSQHAAVGTGGLAEGMEKLNCSDSSKGGDSSQNTQNPSSSQGS